A genomic window from Carassius auratus strain Wakin unplaced genomic scaffold, ASM336829v1 scaf_tig00214456, whole genome shotgun sequence includes:
- the LOC113092090 gene encoding THO complex subunit 7 homolog: MGSITDDEVIRKRLLIDGDGAGDDRRINVLMKSFTKWCHSNFSPEEGFSQYQRMLTSLAQCEFSMGKTLLVYDMNLKEMENYEAIYVDIEKSITSAHEKIAECKKEIQRAKRIRKNRQEYDALARVIKQHPDRHETLKQLEALDKELQQLSHIKENVEDKLELRKKQFHVLLTTIQELQQTLENDEKMDSDDTQESSMENGD; encoded by the exons ATGGGTAGCATCACTGATG ATGAGGTTATTCGGAAGCGTCTTCTTATCGATGGAGATGGAGCTGGAGACGATAGGCGCATTAATGTGCTCATGAAGAGCTTTACTAAATGGTGTCATTCCAATTTCTCACCAGAGGAAGG GTTCTCACAGTATCAGAGGATGTTGACATCTTTGGCTCAGTGTGAATTCTCCATGGGGAAAACCCTGCTTGTGTATGACATGAACCTGAAAGAAATGGAGAATTATGAAGCAATCTATGTAGATATCG AGAAAAGTATAacttcagctcatgaaaaaattGCAGAGTGCAAAAAGGAGATCCAGAGAGCTAAAAGGATACGAAAAAACCGCCAAG AGTATGATGCCTTGGCCAGAGTTATCAAGCAACATCCAGACAGACATGAGACCTTAAA GCAGCTTGAGGCTTTAGACAAAGAGCTTCAGCAGCTTTCACACATCAAAGAGAATGTGGAGGACAAG TTGGAACTTCGTAAGAAACAGTTCCATGTCCTTCTCACCACCATCCAGGAACTTCAGCAGACTTTGGAGA ATGATGAGAAGATGGATAGTGATGATACCCAGGAGAGCTCGATGGAAAATGGAGACTAG